In Dethiobacter alkaliphilus AHT 1, a single window of DNA contains:
- a CDS encoding cell division protein FtsQ/DivIB gives MDKQLRKRRTFNAKQAVSPEKVKKVRRRLLGFLLLLMMIWLILGFVRSDFFQLEEIIISGNTHTTESEIRDALVVAEGINIWQLNPARLQEKVAAIPRIAEAEVSRRLPRGLEVDILEKEAMALVPYRDYLLEIGYDGMVLGTTQDPKDYGRPLLTGLGPVELAVGNELLSDSKLEATAEVMRSMEEEAIALSEVNLGDEENVVVVTLDGMTVWLGRGEFSQKASLLKEIMGQLPVDPAEGYLDLRVTRAPNFHVLDDDKTQKNN, from the coding sequence ATGGACAAGCAGCTGCGCAAGAGACGGACTTTTAATGCAAAACAGGCCGTCTCGCCGGAAAAGGTGAAAAAAGTCAGACGCCGCCTCCTTGGTTTTTTGCTCTTATTAATGATGATCTGGTTAATTTTAGGTTTTGTGCGCTCCGATTTTTTTCAGCTGGAGGAGATTATTATTTCCGGCAACACCCATACCACTGAGTCGGAAATCCGGGATGCTCTGGTTGTGGCCGAAGGGATCAATATCTGGCAGCTTAATCCTGCCCGGCTGCAGGAAAAGGTGGCGGCCATCCCCCGTATTGCCGAAGCTGAGGTCTCCCGCAGGCTGCCCCGCGGTCTGGAGGTGGACATCCTGGAAAAGGAAGCCATGGCCCTTGTCCCCTATCGGGATTATCTGCTGGAAATCGGCTATGACGGCATGGTGCTGGGCACCACACAGGATCCCAAAGATTACGGGCGCCCGCTTCTAACCGGGTTGGGCCCGGTGGAGCTTGCTGTGGGAAATGAGTTATTGTCGGACTCTAAGCTGGAAGCAACGGCGGAAGTGATGAGGTCCATGGAAGAGGAAGCAATTGCCCTCTCCGAAGTGAATCTGGGTGATGAGGAAAACGTTGTGGTGGTTACGCTGGACGGCATGACCGTTTGGCTGGGCCGCGGTGAATTTTCACAAAAGGCCAGCCTGCTCAAAGAAATAATGGGACAATTGCCTGTTGATCCGGCGGAAGGATATCTGGACTTGCGAGTGACACGGGCCCCAAACTTCCATGTTTTGGATGATGACAAAACACAAAAAAACAATTAG
- the murA gene encoding UDP-N-acetylglucosamine 1-carboxyvinyltransferase: MEKYLIRGGNRLEGNVRIGGAKNSVLPILAAVLLNNSSEETILTNVPRINDVVKMVEILVSLGAEVNWSGSDMAISTKNVHSYMVDEKLMREMRSTVFLMGALLGRCGQVSISRPGGCAIGNRPIELHLKGLEALGAQIRPTEQGYLFASCSRLTGADIHLDYPSVGATENIMLAAVYARGVTTINNAAKEPEIVDLQNFLNKMGARIRGAGTDQIRIEGVTQLHSVEHRVMPDRIVAGTMMLAAAATGGNVTLEGVIAGHLDAVIAKMREAEIQIREDNDRIHVLSPRRPKAVEVVRTLPYPGFPTDLQAQMMAVLTCASGSSMVVENVFESRFKHVGELLRMGANIVVTSDNRTAIVHGVKKLTGATVAATDLRAGAALVLAGLGAEGETRVEELQHISRGYENLDGDLIRLGANIKRIVE, from the coding sequence ATGGAGAAATACTTAATTCGCGGAGGAAACCGCCTGGAAGGCAATGTCCGTATCGGGGGAGCTAAGAACTCGGTTTTGCCTATACTCGCCGCTGTCCTGCTTAACAACAGCAGCGAAGAAACGATCCTGACCAATGTGCCGCGCATTAACGATGTGGTGAAAATGGTAGAGATTCTGGTCAGTTTAGGAGCGGAAGTTAACTGGAGCGGCAGCGATATGGCCATTTCCACCAAGAATGTACATAGTTACATGGTGGATGAAAAACTTATGCGGGAAATGCGCTCCACCGTATTTTTGATGGGTGCGCTGTTGGGCCGTTGTGGCCAGGTCAGTATCTCCCGCCCCGGCGGGTGTGCCATCGGCAACCGCCCCATAGAGCTGCACCTTAAAGGGCTGGAAGCATTGGGCGCTCAGATCCGGCCAACGGAGCAAGGATATCTCTTTGCCAGCTGTTCCCGTCTCACCGGCGCCGATATCCATCTGGACTATCCCAGCGTGGGCGCCACTGAAAACATCATGCTGGCCGCCGTGTATGCACGTGGAGTGACCACCATCAACAACGCCGCCAAGGAGCCGGAAATTGTTGATTTACAAAACTTCCTCAATAAAATGGGCGCCCGTATCCGCGGTGCCGGGACAGATCAGATCCGCATAGAAGGGGTAACACAGCTGCACAGTGTGGAGCATCGTGTGATGCCCGACAGAATAGTGGCGGGTACCATGATGCTGGCTGCGGCAGCCACCGGTGGCAATGTGACGCTGGAAGGCGTTATTGCCGGCCATCTTGATGCGGTCATTGCCAAAATGCGGGAGGCAGAAATTCAGATCAGAGAAGATAATGACCGGATTCATGTTCTGTCACCCCGTCGTCCCAAAGCAGTGGAAGTGGTGCGTACCTTGCCCTACCCCGGCTTCCCCACGGATTTACAGGCGCAGATGATGGCGGTATTGACCTGTGCCTCAGGCAGCAGTATGGTTGTGGAAAATGTCTTTGAGTCACGGTTTAAGCACGTGGGTGAGCTCTTGCGGATGGGTGCCAATATTGTGGTAACCTCAGATAACCGCACCGCCATTGTGCATGGTGTAAAAAAGCTGACCGGAGCCACCGTAGCTGCCACTGATTTAAGGGCCGGCGCGGCGCTGGTGTTGGCAGGACTTGGCGCTGAAGGGGAGACCCGGGTTGAGGAGCTGCAGCATATTTCCCGGGGATATGAAAATCTGGACGGCGACCTCATCCGACTTGGTGCAAACATTAAACGGATTGTTGAATAA
- the murB gene encoding UDP-N-acetylmuramate dehydrogenase translates to MKDIAQRLAAEITGDVKTAEPMSKHTTFKIGGPADLFVEPQTTEDLIRSLEFLRGQSIPVFVMGNGSNLLVSDSGYRGAVIRLAGEFLRTDYGPTTVDAGAAVSLPKLAREASARGLGGLEFAAGIPATIGGALMMNAGAHGCEIGGVIAEAEILDTDLKVHTLRHKDLGLSYRRSNLAPGAVVCRVRLELEPGESEALLAKCHHNLQVRRERQPRLPNAGSIFKNPPEDAAGRLIDAAGLKGRRAGGAMISEVHANFIVNCGNATAEDVCTLINMAKTAVAEQFGMELKLEVRLLGY, encoded by the coding sequence ATGAAAGACATTGCCCAAAGGTTGGCCGCAGAAATTACGGGGGATGTAAAAACCGCAGAACCAATGTCTAAGCACACAACTTTCAAAATCGGCGGTCCTGCTGATTTGTTTGTGGAGCCCCAGACAACGGAGGATTTAATCAGGTCCCTTGAATTTCTGCGCGGGCAAAGTATCCCCGTATTTGTGATGGGTAATGGTTCTAATCTTTTGGTCAGTGACAGCGGATACCGGGGTGCGGTTATTCGTCTGGCGGGAGAATTTTTGCGCACAGACTATGGACCCACCACAGTTGACGCAGGAGCAGCCGTTTCTCTGCCAAAGCTGGCCAGGGAAGCCAGTGCACGCGGTCTTGGCGGCTTGGAGTTTGCCGCCGGTATCCCCGCCACCATTGGCGGGGCGCTAATGATGAATGCCGGTGCCCACGGCTGTGAAATCGGTGGTGTGATTGCCGAAGCTGAGATTCTGGATACAGACTTGAAGGTTCACACTTTAAGGCACAAAGATCTTGGCCTGTCCTACCGCAGAAGCAATTTAGCCCCGGGGGCGGTGGTCTGCCGTGTGAGGCTGGAGCTGGAACCGGGAGAATCGGAAGCACTGTTGGCCAAATGCCACCACAATTTGCAGGTTCGTCGTGAACGCCAACCCCGCTTACCCAATGCCGGTAGTATTTTTAAGAACCCGCCGGAGGATGCAGCAGGCCGTTTGATTGATGCGGCCGGGCTAAAAGGCCGCCGGGCGGGTGGAGCGATGATCTCCGAAGTTCATGCTAATTTCATTGTCAACTGCGGCAATGCCACAGCGGAGGACGTGTGTACTCTGATTAACATGGCAAAAACCGCAGTGGCAGAGCAGTTTGGCATGGAACTCAAACTGGAGGTTCGGCTGCTCGGCTACTAA
- the murG gene encoding undecaprenyldiphospho-muramoylpentapeptide beta-N-acetylglucosaminyltransferase — translation MRVLFTGGGTGGHIYPALALARYLSGHAGAEILFVGTAHGMESEIVPAAGFPLEKIAVVGLQRRLSLQTGRALYLAASSVGAAKRIIKNFRPDVVVGTGGYVAGPVVLAARMSGIPTVIHEQNAIPGLTNVLLSRFATRVCLSFAGSESYFPRPERTVLTGNPRATEAVTASGAEADDVALLPDVPVLLCVGGSHGALKLNEAFSASVKQVLAGCDAQIVYVTGRRYFPEIEEKLQSVAKSYPDRLHLLPYHPALPALMGKTNLMVSRAGATTLAEITALGVPSVLVPSPNVTNNHQEHNARALSDNGAAVLLRESELSEPNLTELLITLLTKKEKLAQMQDACRSLGVVDAAERMSKVIGEIISE, via the coding sequence ATGCGTGTTCTGTTTACCGGTGGAGGCACCGGAGGTCATATTTATCCCGCCCTTGCGTTGGCACGGTATCTTTCGGGCCATGCCGGGGCGGAGATTTTGTTTGTGGGAACGGCCCACGGCATGGAAAGCGAAATAGTGCCGGCCGCCGGTTTCCCTCTGGAAAAGATTGCAGTGGTAGGGCTGCAAAGACGTCTTTCCCTGCAAACTGGACGAGCCTTGTACCTGGCTGCCTCCAGTGTGGGGGCGGCAAAACGGATTATTAAAAACTTTCGTCCGGATGTGGTGGTTGGTACCGGTGGCTATGTGGCGGGACCGGTGGTTCTGGCTGCCCGCATGTCCGGGATTCCCACCGTTATTCATGAACAAAACGCCATTCCCGGCTTAACCAATGTTCTTCTTTCCCGGTTTGCCACCCGGGTCTGCCTGAGCTTTGCCGGCAGTGAGTCCTATTTCCCGCGGCCGGAGCGCACCGTGCTTACCGGTAATCCCCGGGCCACCGAAGCGGTGACAGCCAGTGGGGCGGAAGCAGACGATGTGGCGCTTTTGCCCGATGTGCCGGTGCTGCTCTGTGTGGGAGGAAGTCACGGGGCGCTGAAGCTAAATGAGGCTTTTAGTGCCAGTGTGAAGCAGGTTCTGGCCGGCTGCGACGCGCAGATTGTCTATGTAACCGGCAGGCGCTACTTTCCTGAGATTGAAGAAAAGCTGCAGAGCGTGGCAAAGAGTTATCCTGACAGGCTGCATCTATTGCCCTATCATCCGGCCCTGCCTGCTTTAATGGGCAAAACCAATCTGATGGTGAGCCGGGCTGGAGCAACCACGCTGGCAGAAATTACTGCTTTGGGAGTGCCTTCGGTCCTTGTTCCTTCTCCCAATGTGACAAACAACCATCAGGAGCATAATGCCCGGGCGCTGTCCGACAATGGTGCTGCGGTATTGCTGCGGGAAAGTGAGCTTAGTGAGCCGAACCTTACAGAATTATTAATTACACTGCTCACCAAAAAAGAAAAACTTGCGCAAATGCAGGATGCCTGCCGCTCTCTGGGCGTGGTTGACGCCGCAGAACGGATGTCCAAGGTGATTGGTGAAATAATTTCTGAATAA
- the spoVE gene encoding stage V sporulation protein E: protein MAVKGNRNLKKNEADFIVLFATMTLLAIGLVMVFSASWYMVSSSRGDVYFHLRRQAFWAVLGLGGLIFFSNYSYWKLKRWINLSLLLSVILLLAVFIPGVGMEIYGARRWIGVGGLTAQPSDLAKVALILFAAAYLSRKDIQIKDFFRGAFPVLAITGFFFLLILRQPDLGTAVAMAAAVMVVVFVAGMPLKQMAAIGAVALPAGFYLMASEPYRLRRLLSFRDPWADPLDTGYQIIQSLYALGPGGLFGVGLGHGRQKMFYLPEPHSDFIFAVIGEELGFIGTASVVILFALLLWRGFKIALMAPDSFGSLLATGITAMIGIQALMNIGVVTGSIPVTGINLPLISAGGSSLLFTMCSIGVLLNISKYTKT from the coding sequence TTGGCCGTGAAGGGGAACCGGAATCTGAAAAAGAATGAGGCGGACTTCATTGTGTTGTTTGCCACCATGACTTTGCTGGCCATTGGCCTGGTGATGGTTTTCAGTGCCAGCTGGTATATGGTCAGCTCCAGTCGGGGGGACGTATACTTTCATTTACGCCGCCAGGCATTCTGGGCAGTTTTGGGTTTGGGTGGCCTGATTTTCTTTAGCAATTACAGCTACTGGAAGCTAAAGCGCTGGATTAATCTGTCGTTACTACTAAGCGTAATTTTGCTGCTGGCCGTGTTTATCCCGGGAGTGGGCATGGAAATTTACGGCGCGCGCCGCTGGATCGGGGTTGGCGGTCTAACCGCTCAGCCTTCTGATTTGGCTAAAGTTGCGCTGATATTGTTTGCTGCCGCTTATCTGTCCCGCAAGGATATTCAGATAAAAGATTTCTTCCGGGGGGCTTTTCCCGTTTTGGCCATTACCGGATTCTTTTTTCTGTTGATTTTGCGACAACCGGATTTAGGGACGGCGGTGGCCATGGCCGCCGCGGTGATGGTAGTGGTTTTTGTGGCGGGTATGCCCTTAAAGCAGATGGCCGCCATCGGCGCAGTGGCTCTGCCCGCCGGTTTTTATCTGATGGCCAGCGAGCCCTACCGGTTGCGGCGCCTCTTGTCCTTTCGCGATCCGTGGGCCGATCCGCTGGACACCGGTTACCAAATTATTCAGTCTCTCTATGCTTTGGGGCCGGGAGGTCTTTTTGGAGTGGGACTTGGCCATGGACGTCAGAAAATGTTTTATCTGCCGGAGCCTCACAGCGATTTTATTTTTGCTGTCATCGGTGAGGAATTGGGCTTTATAGGTACCGCCAGTGTGGTAATCCTTTTTGCCCTGCTTTTGTGGCGCGGTTTTAAGATTGCCCTGATGGCGCCAGATTCATTCGGTAGCTTACTGGCCACCGGGATTACCGCCATGATTGGGATCCAGGCGTTAATGAATATCGGGGTTGTCACCGGTTCTATTCCGGTGACCGGGATTAACCTGCCCCTGATCAGTGCGGGCGGTTCCTCACTTTTGTTTACCATGTGCAGTATTGGGGTGCTTTTGAACATTTCCAAGTATACAAAAACTTAG
- the murD gene encoding UDP-N-acetylmuramoyl-L-alanine--D-glutamate ligase: protein MDLMGKQVVIIGLARSGLAAAQLVSREGAGVLLNDRKPVAEMAAELQKHNIEVPHLVGGGHPAEMITPDVALVIKNPGVPMDLEPIQKALELGIPVVTEVEVAAGFLSVPMVAITGTNGKTTTTALTGEIFQAAGKKTAVAGNIGLPLSAVAVEDTKYEAVVAELSSFQLEATIDFRPQISAILNLTPDHMDRHKTMEAYVEAKEKIFANQKASDVTVLNADDPRTYALRGRPRCRVYLFSRRRQVERGAFVRNGHVVVRDGENEETVCGVDEIRIPGAHNLENALAAALLAWLGGVAVEVIAKTLKNFPGVSHRLEHVREFGGVTYINDSKGTNSDAAIKALEAFAAPKLLIAGGYDKGGDFSSFAAAIKKHARYVVLLGEVAGRLAQALDEVDYHAYSTADSLEDAVKIASDTAQSGEVVLLSPGCASWDMFEDFEQRGNTFKEAVWELGRA from the coding sequence ATGGACCTGATGGGAAAACAGGTGGTGATCATCGGTCTGGCCCGCAGCGGCCTGGCAGCAGCACAGTTGGTGTCCAGGGAAGGGGCCGGCGTACTGCTAAATGATCGCAAACCTGTGGCGGAAATGGCCGCTGAACTACAAAAACACAATATCGAGGTGCCCCACCTGGTGGGCGGCGGGCACCCTGCTGAGATGATTACACCGGATGTGGCACTGGTCATAAAGAATCCGGGAGTCCCCATGGACCTGGAGCCCATACAGAAGGCTCTTGAGCTGGGAATTCCGGTGGTAACCGAGGTGGAAGTGGCCGCCGGGTTTCTTTCTGTGCCCATGGTGGCCATTACCGGAACCAACGGAAAAACCACCACCACAGCGTTGACCGGGGAGATTTTTCAGGCCGCAGGCAAGAAAACGGCGGTGGCGGGTAACATTGGCCTGCCCCTTTCTGCGGTGGCGGTGGAAGATACAAAGTATGAAGCGGTGGTGGCGGAGTTAAGCAGTTTTCAGCTGGAAGCTACCATAGATTTCCGGCCGCAAATATCGGCCATCTTGAATCTCACACCGGACCATATGGACCGCCACAAAACCATGGAAGCTTATGTGGAAGCCAAGGAAAAGATTTTTGCTAACCAGAAAGCCTCGGACGTGACGGTTTTAAACGCCGATGATCCCAGGACTTATGCTCTGCGGGGGCGCCCTCGGTGCCGGGTATACTTATTTAGCCGCCGCCGTCAAGTGGAGCGCGGCGCCTTTGTGCGCAACGGCCATGTGGTGGTGCGGGACGGAGAAAATGAAGAGACGGTCTGTGGGGTTGATGAAATCCGTATCCCCGGTGCTCATAATCTGGAAAATGCTCTGGCCGCAGCTCTTTTGGCCTGGCTTGGCGGGGTGGCGGTGGAAGTTATTGCCAAGACTCTCAAAAATTTTCCCGGAGTTTCTCATCGTCTTGAGCATGTACGCGAGTTTGGCGGCGTAACTTATATAAATGACTCCAAAGGCACCAATTCCGATGCGGCCATCAAAGCGCTGGAAGCGTTTGCCGCGCCTAAATTACTCATTGCCGGCGGCTACGACAAGGGTGGAGATTTTTCTTCCTTTGCTGCGGCCATTAAGAAACATGCGCGCTATGTGGTGCTGTTGGGAGAAGTGGCCGGCAGACTGGCTCAGGCGTTGGATGAAGTGGATTATCATGCGTACTCAACTGCAGATTCATTGGAAGATGCGGTGAAAATTGCGTCGGACACGGCACAAAGCGGTGAGGTGGTCCTGTTGTCACCGGGATGTGCCTCCTGGGATATGTTTGAGGATTTCGAACAACGGGGCAACACGTTCAAAGAGGCAGTCTGGGAACTGGGGAGGGCTTAG
- the mraY gene encoding phospho-N-acetylmuramoyl-pentapeptide-transferase — protein MNQALFQTALIAFVAGIILGPLFINMFRRLQLGQQIREDGPRKHLKKAGTPTMGGVVFLLAIVPALILFAPAGMPLYLALILTLGNGLVGFIDDYLKVIRKQSLGLKARSKLLGQLLTVVVFYLLWQGLGESTALSVPFTDFYVELGAWYLPFLIFFVIGTTNAVNLTDGIDGLASGTAILALFSYTILATVMGLAGLAQFGAAMIGAVFAFLIYNFHPARVFMGDVGSLALGGALAAMAILTKAELYLVIIGGVFVIETLSVIIQVIVFKLTGNRVFRMSPLHHHYELGGHSEWRVVTGFWGLGFLFAVIGLLQLGAL, from the coding sequence ATGAATCAGGCGTTGTTTCAAACCGCATTAATTGCTTTTGTGGCCGGTATTATTTTAGGGCCGCTGTTTATTAATATGTTTCGCCGGTTGCAGCTGGGGCAGCAAATCCGGGAAGACGGGCCCCGCAAGCACCTGAAAAAAGCGGGGACGCCCACCATGGGCGGCGTTGTCTTCCTGTTGGCTATTGTGCCTGCCCTGATTTTGTTTGCTCCGGCGGGAATGCCTCTGTATCTGGCTTTGATTCTTACCCTGGGCAACGGCCTGGTGGGTTTTATTGATGACTATCTTAAGGTAATCCGTAAACAATCCCTGGGCTTAAAGGCTCGCAGTAAGCTGTTGGGACAGCTATTGACGGTGGTGGTTTTTTACCTGTTATGGCAGGGATTGGGGGAAAGTACCGCTTTGTCCGTCCCCTTCACCGACTTCTACGTGGAATTGGGGGCCTGGTATCTGCCTTTTCTGATCTTTTTTGTCATCGGCACCACCAATGCGGTTAACCTCACCGACGGTATTGACGGATTGGCCTCCGGCACTGCAATTTTGGCCTTATTCTCTTATACTATTCTGGCCACCGTTATGGGTCTTGCCGGCCTGGCCCAGTTTGGCGCAGCGATGATCGGGGCTGTTTTTGCATTCTTAATTTATAATTTTCACCCGGCGCGCGTCTTTATGGGCGATGTGGGTTCGCTGGCCCTGGGAGGGGCTTTGGCAGCCATGGCAATATTAACTAAAGCTGAACTGTACCTGGTCATCATTGGCGGCGTCTTTGTGATAGAAACGCTGTCGGTGATTATTCAGGTGATTGTCTTTAAACTGACGGGCAACAGGGTGTTTCGCATGAGCCCCCTGCATCACCATTATGAGTTGGGCGGGCACAGTGAATGGCGGGTAGTCACCGGCTTTTGGGGCCTGGGCTTTCTCTTTGCCGTCATCGGCCTGCTGCAGTTAGGCGCTTTGTAG
- a CDS encoding UDP-N-acetylmuramoyl-tripeptide--D-alanyl-D-alanine ligase has translation MEMTLREISEAVGGKLPAAGDLDKKIGRVSIDSRDIGPGDFFVPLAGEHTDGHRFIAAAAEKGAAGCFAAFSKNVTHPEGMTVISVEDPEQALQDLSAFYRRKFQLPVVAVTGSVGKTTTKDMIAAALSPELKTLKTEGNLNNHLGVPLMLTRLDSTYEAAVLEMGMSGYGEIDLLAKLALPTVAVITNIGESHLEMLGSREGIARAKCELLGHLAADGVAVVNADEPLLVPHIKGLGCRVITFGFDEHATVRCTDIINDEAGKRAIIEQEGFAPLEVVPPLPGRHNIYNLMAALAVGRLLGVDDSVLTEGFSRVRLSGMRLETVTTPAGIQVINDAYNASPTAVSAAFDVLAELAKDAARFAVLGDMLELGDWEEEGHRQTGRQVARHNLSGLLVLGERAQLIADGAVAAGYPPQRVYRCESHAQAAQVIAKIARAGDWVLLKGSRGMRMEDVLAVLLEGKK, from the coding sequence ATGGAGATGACATTACGTGAGATTTCCGAAGCGGTGGGCGGTAAGTTGCCCGCTGCCGGCGATCTGGATAAAAAAATAGGCAGGGTAAGTATTGATTCCCGTGATATCGGCCCCGGTGACTTTTTTGTGCCCCTGGCCGGAGAGCACACCGACGGGCATAGATTTATTGCTGCTGCTGCCGAAAAAGGGGCAGCGGGCTGTTTTGCCGCTTTCTCCAAGAATGTTACTCATCCAGAGGGCATGACGGTTATCAGCGTGGAGGATCCGGAGCAGGCGCTACAGGATCTCTCGGCCTTTTATCGCCGGAAATTTCAGTTGCCGGTGGTGGCGGTGACCGGTTCGGTGGGCAAAACCACCACCAAAGACATGATTGCCGCAGCACTCTCCCCTGAGCTGAAGACGTTAAAAACAGAGGGCAACCTCAATAACCATCTGGGTGTGCCTTTGATGCTGACCCGGCTGGATTCCACGTATGAAGCTGCGGTGCTGGAGATGGGGATGAGCGGGTATGGCGAAATTGATCTCTTGGCCAAACTGGCCCTGCCCACTGTGGCGGTAATTACCAATATCGGAGAATCCCATTTGGAAATGTTGGGCAGCAGGGAAGGAATTGCCCGGGCCAAATGCGAACTGCTTGGCCATCTTGCAGCCGACGGTGTGGCGGTGGTTAACGCAGACGAGCCGCTTTTGGTGCCGCATATCAAAGGTCTGGGTTGTCGGGTGATTACCTTTGGTTTTGACGAACATGCCACCGTGCGCTGTACAGACATTATAAATGATGAGGCGGGTAAGCGCGCCATTATTGAGCAGGAGGGATTTGCACCGCTGGAAGTGGTGCCGCCGCTTCCCGGCCGCCACAATATTTACAACCTGATGGCGGCGCTGGCGGTGGGCCGGCTGCTGGGAGTAGACGACAGTGTATTGACAGAAGGGTTTTCCCGGGTTCGCTTAAGCGGAATGCGGCTGGAGACAGTCACCACACCGGCCGGTATTCAGGTGATAAACGATGCTTACAATGCCAGTCCCACTGCGGTGTCGGCGGCGTTTGATGTATTGGCGGAATTGGCCAAAGATGCGGCACGTTTTGCTGTTTTGGGAGATATGTTGGAGTTGGGCGACTGGGAGGAAGAAGGACACCGCCAAACCGGCAGACAGGTGGCCCGGCATAATTTGTCCGGCCTTTTGGTGCTGGGAGAGCGGGCACAGCTGATTGCCGACGGCGCAGTGGCCGCCGGTTATCCGCCGCAGAGGGTGTACCGTTGTGAAAGCCATGCCCAGGCGGCGCAAGTTATTGCAAAGATTGCCCGTGCCGGTGACTGGGTACTTTTAAAAGGGTCGCGGGGAATGCGCATGGAAGATGTCTTGGCTGTATTGTTGGAGGGGAAAAAATGA
- a CDS encoding UDP-N-acetylmuramoyl-L-alanyl-D-glutamate--2,6-diaminopimelate ligase, with protein sequence MKTLGSITDVLLHKKISGSPDLEISGIAYHSGKVRPGDLFFCLPGTRSHGRRYVEEAVAAGAVAVVSDMAELETSATVVTVPDVRMALALVSACFYDYPSRELAMIGVTGTNGKTTTTYLIDALLQNSGAATGLLGTVRYHIRGEEFPSLATTPEASELQAILRRMKDEGVTYTTMEVSSHALAWHRTIGCDFDTVVLTNITEDHLDFHQTFDHYLASKSKLFSWQGSFPLKGGRPRRAVINGDDKHWQHFADQTPGEVMLYGLSNHCHVRANDVKVERDAVNFRLETPVGGTEITLKMTGLFSVYNSLAAISVGLLEGIDLARIKAVMESVAGVPGRFELVDAGQNFTVIVDYAHTPDGLENVLQAAREFAPARVLTVFGCGGDRDRTKRPLMGEAAGKYSDYCIVTSDNPRSEDPEKIIDEILPGLENQIDKSAYEIEPDRKAAIRRAMELAQKDDVVIITGKGHETTQVFRDHTITFDDRQIAGELIRRRLKQDGDDIT encoded by the coding sequence ATGAAAACTTTAGGGTCAATTACCGATGTGCTGCTGCATAAGAAGATATCAGGGTCCCCTGACCTGGAAATTTCGGGCATTGCCTACCATTCAGGAAAAGTCCGTCCGGGCGACCTGTTTTTCTGTCTACCGGGAACCCGTTCCCACGGCAGGCGGTATGTGGAGGAAGCGGTGGCCGCCGGAGCCGTTGCTGTGGTAAGTGATATGGCCGAGCTGGAGACATCGGCCACTGTGGTGACGGTGCCGGATGTCCGCATGGCGCTGGCGCTTGTTTCCGCCTGTTTTTATGATTATCCCTCCCGTGAGTTGGCCATGATTGGGGTTACCGGCACAAACGGTAAAACCACCACCACTTACCTGATTGACGCACTTCTGCAGAACAGCGGTGCCGCAACGGGCTTGTTGGGCACGGTACGCTACCATATTCGCGGGGAAGAATTCCCTTCCTTGGCCACCACCCCGGAGGCCAGTGAGCTGCAGGCAATTTTGCGGCGTATGAAAGATGAAGGCGTAACATATACCACCATGGAAGTTTCTTCCCATGCTCTGGCCTGGCACCGCACCATTGGCTGTGACTTTGACACGGTGGTGCTGACTAATATTACCGAAGACCATTTGGATTTTCATCAAACCTTTGACCATTATCTGGCCAGCAAAAGTAAGCTGTTTTCCTGGCAGGGTTCGTTCCCTCTGAAGGGGGGAAGGCCGCGCCGGGCCGTAATTAACGGTGATGACAAGCACTGGCAGCACTTTGCGGACCAGACGCCCGGGGAAGTTATGCTTTACGGATTATCTAACCATTGCCATGTGCGGGCAAATGATGTTAAAGTGGAGCGGGACGCCGTTAATTTCAGGCTGGAGACTCCTGTGGGTGGTACAGAAATTACCCTTAAGATGACCGGTCTGTTTTCTGTCTATAATTCACTGGCGGCAATTTCTGTGGGCCTGTTGGAGGGGATTGATCTGGCCCGCATTAAGGCGGTTATGGAGAGTGTAGCGGGGGTCCCGGGACGTTTTGAGCTGGTGGATGCAGGGCAGAACTTTACCGTTATTGTGGATTATGCTCATACTCCCGACGGTCTGGAGAATGTGTTGCAGGCGGCCCGTGAATTTGCTCCGGCCCGGGTGCTGACGGTGTTTGGCTGTGGCGGGGACCGTGACCGGACCAAGCGCCCTCTGATGGGTGAAGCCGCAGGAAAATACAGCGATTATTGCATTGTGACCTCGGATAATCCGCGCAGTGAGGATCCGGAAAAAATCATTGACGAGATTCTTCCCGGGTTGGAAAACCAAATTGATAAATCGGCCTATGAAATTGAGCCGGACCGCAAAGCTGCTATCCGGCGCGCCATGGAATTGGCGCAAAAAGACGATGTGGTGATTATCACCGGCAAAGGTCATGAAACAACACAGGTTTTTCGTGACCATACCATTACCTTTGACGACCGGCAGATTGCCGGTGAACTGATCCGGAGGCGGTTAAAGCAGGATGGAGATGACATTACGTGA